One stretch of Heptranchias perlo isolate sHepPer1 chromosome 41, sHepPer1.hap1, whole genome shotgun sequence DNA includes these proteins:
- the LOC137306024 gene encoding SUMO-interacting motif-containing protein 1-like produces the protein MWLQMHSKWVNAHYSPPNPDCVCVCVSNSTHCPPVQALCVSDSTHCPPFQALCVCQTPLTAPQSRLCVCQTPLTAPQSRLCVCQTPLTAPSPGSVCVRLHSLPPVQALCVCQTPLTAPQSRLCVCVKLHSLPPVQALCVSNSTHCPQSRLCVCQTPLTAPSPGSVCVSDSTHCPQSRLCVCVRLHSLPPVQALCVSDSTHCPQSRLCVCQTPLTAPSPGSVCVKLHSLPPSPGSVCVRLHSLPPVQALCVCQTPLTAPSPGSVCVSDSTHCPQSRLCVCQTPLTAPSPGSVCVSDSTHCPPVQALCVSNSTHCPPVQALCVSDSTHCPQSRLCVCQTPLTAPQSRLCVCQTPLTAPSPGSVCVKLHSLPPSPGSVCVRLHSLPPSPGSVCVKLHSLPPSPGSVCVRLHSLPPVQALCVSNSTHCPPVQALCVSDSTHCIAAQIPCGGFLFQKKKILFVVI, from the exons ATGTGGCTACAGATGCACTCAAAGTGGGTTAATGCACACTACAGCCCCCCCAacccagactgtgtgtgtgtgtgtgtgtcaaacTCCACTCACTGTCCCCCAGTCCAGGCTCTGTGTGTGTCAGACTCCACTCACTGCCCCCCATTccaggctctgtgtgtgtgtcaaacTCCACTCACTGCCCCCCAGTCCAGGCTCTGTGTGTGTCAGACTCCACTCACTGCCCCCCAGTCCAGGCTCTGTGTGTGTCAGACTCCACTCACTGCCCCCAGTCCAGGCTCTGTGTGTGTCAGACTCCACTCACTGCCCCCAGTccaggctctgtgtgtgtgtcaaacTCCACTCACTGCCCCCCAGTccaggctctgtgtgtgtgtcaaacTCCACTCACTGCCCCCAGTCCAGGCTCTGTGTGTGTCAAACTCCACTCACTGCCCCCAGTCCAGGCTCTGTGTGTGTCAAACTCCACTCACTGCCCCCAGTccaggctctgtgtgtgtgtcagactccaCTCACTGCCCCCAGTccaggctctgtgtgtgtgtcagactccaCTCACTGCCCCCAGTCCAGGCTCTGTGTGTGTCAGACTCCACTCACTGCCCCCAGTCCAGGCTCTGTGTGTGTCAAACTCCACTCACTGCCCCCAGTCCAGGCTCTGTGTGTGTCAAACTCCACTCACTGCCCCCCAGTCCAGGCTCTGTGTGTGTCAGACTCCACTCACTGCCCCCAGTccaggctctgtgtgtgtgtcagactccaCTCACTGCCCCCAGTccaggctctgtgtgtgtgtcagactccaCTCACTGCCCCCAGTCCAGGCTCTGTGTGTGTCAGACTCCACTCACTGCCCCCAGTccaggctctgtgtgtgtgtcagactccaCTCACTGCCCCCCAGTCCAGGCTCTGTGTGTGTCAAACTCCACTCACTGCCCCCCAGTCCAGGCTCTGTGTGTGTCAGACTCCACTCACTGCCCCCAGTCCAGGCTCTGTGTGTGTCAAACTCCACTCACTGCCCCCCAGTCCAGGCTCTGTGTGTGTCAGACTCCACTCACTGCCCCCAGTCCAGGCTCTGTGTGTGTCAAACTCCACTCACTGCCCCCCAGTCCAGGCTCTGTGTGTGTCAGACTCCACTCACTGCCCCCCAGTCCAGGCTCTGTGTGTGTCAAACTCCACTCACTGCCCCCCAGTCCAGGCTCTGTGTGTGTCAGACTCCACTCACTGCCCCCAGTCCAGGCTCTGTGTGTGTCAAACTCCACTCACTGCCCCCCAGTCCAG GCTCTGTGTGTGTCagactccactcactgcattgctGCTCAAATACCATGTGGTGGTTTCTTGTTTCAGAAAAAGAAAATTCTGTTTGTGGTCATTTAA